A stretch of the Streptomyces sp. WMMB303 genome encodes the following:
- a CDS encoding ribonuclease D, with product MTDAQETASASAAQAHPQDSAPAPVPLLEPREGIPPVTVTAEELARVTDAYAAGSGPVAVDAERASGYRYGQRAYLVQLRRAGAGTALVDPVACPDLSALDAALAGTEWVLHAASQDLPCLREIGMRPTRLFDTELAGRLAGFARVGLGAMVENVLGYALEKGHSAVDWSTRPLPEPWLRYAALDVELLVDLRDALEEELARQGKLEWAQEEFAAIAAAPAPPPRKDPWRRTSGMHKVRRRRQMAVVRELWQARDAVARKRDVSPGKVLSDAAIVEAALNLPANARALGALPGFGQRAGRKQLDQWQAAVERARALPDEELPQQSQATNGPPPPRSWADKDPAAAARLAAARAAVTQHAEELNLPQENLLTPDTVRRLCWEPPAEATAEAVSGALRALGAREWQIGQTAGLLRVALTASA from the coding sequence GTGACCGACGCCCAAGAGACCGCATCAGCATCCGCAGCTCAGGCCCATCCCCAGGACTCAGCCCCGGCGCCGGTCCCCCTCCTGGAGCCACGCGAGGGGATTCCGCCGGTCACCGTGACGGCCGAGGAGCTGGCCCGGGTGACCGACGCCTACGCCGCGGGCAGCGGCCCGGTGGCGGTCGACGCCGAACGCGCGTCCGGGTACCGGTACGGGCAGCGGGCCTACCTGGTGCAGTTGCGCCGTGCGGGCGCGGGCACCGCACTGGTCGACCCGGTGGCCTGCCCGGACCTCTCGGCGCTGGACGCCGCGCTGGCGGGTACCGAGTGGGTCCTGCACGCCGCCAGCCAGGACCTGCCCTGCCTGCGGGAAATAGGTATGCGGCCCACGCGGCTCTTCGACACCGAACTCGCCGGCCGGCTCGCCGGTTTCGCGCGGGTGGGCCTCGGCGCGATGGTGGAGAACGTCCTCGGCTACGCCCTGGAGAAGGGGCACTCCGCCGTCGACTGGTCCACCCGCCCGCTGCCCGAGCCCTGGCTGCGGTACGCCGCGCTCGACGTGGAGCTGCTGGTGGACCTGCGGGACGCGCTGGAGGAGGAGCTGGCCCGGCAGGGGAAGCTGGAGTGGGCCCAGGAGGAGTTCGCGGCCATCGCGGCCGCCCCGGCCCCGCCGCCGCGCAAGGACCCCTGGCGCCGCACGTCGGGCATGCACAAGGTGCGGCGGCGCCGGCAGATGGCTGTCGTGCGGGAGCTGTGGCAGGCCCGGGACGCGGTGGCACGCAAGCGGGACGTCTCACCGGGCAAGGTGCTCTCGGACGCGGCGATCGTGGAGGCGGCGCTGAACCTGCCCGCGAACGCGCGGGCGCTGGGGGCGCTGCCCGGGTTCGGCCAGCGGGCCGGGCGCAAGCAGCTCGACCAGTGGCAGGCCGCCGTCGAGCGGGCCCGTGCGCTGCCGGACGAGGAACTGCCGCAGCAGTCGCAGGCCACCAACGGTCCGCCGCCGCCGCGCTCCTGGGCCGACAAGGACCCGGCCGCGGCGGCGCGGCTGGCGGCGGCCCGGGCGGCCGTCACCCAGCACGCCGAGGAGCTGAACCTGCCGCAGGAGAATCTGCTGACCCCGGACACGGTGCGCCGGTTGTGCTGGGAGCCGCCGGCGGAGGCGACCGCGGAGGCGGTCTCCGGTGCGCTGCGGGCGCTGGGGGCGCGTGAGTGGCAGATCGGCCAGACCGCCGGGCTGCTGCGCGTCGCGCTGACGGCCTCGGCCTGA
- a CDS encoding acetyl-CoA C-acyltransferase, which produces MPRTARDVVFVDGVRTPFGKAGPKGIYHETRADDLVVKCIRELLRRNPDLPPERIDEVAVAATTQIGDQGLTLGRTAGILAGLPKTVPGFSIDRMCAGAMTAVTTTAGSIAFGAYDLVVAGGVEHMGRHPMGEGVDPNPRFVSEKLVDESAMFMGMTAENLHDRFPHLTKERADAFAVCSQEKAAKAYANDKVQPDLVPISIRRTSPEGGETGWGLATADEPMRPGTTLENLAGLKTPFRAHGRVTPGNSAGLNDGATASLIAAEDVARELGLPVKMRLVSYAFAGVEPEVMGVGPVPATEKALAKAGLSIDDIGLFEVNEAFAVQVLALLDHYGIADDDPRVNQYGGAIAFGHPLASSGVRLMAQLARQFEEQPHVRYGLTTMCVGFGMGGTVIWENPHWEGK; this is translated from the coding sequence GTGCCTCGTACCGCAAGGGACGTCGTCTTCGTCGACGGCGTTCGCACACCGTTCGGCAAGGCGGGCCCCAAGGGCATCTACCACGAGACCCGCGCCGACGACCTGGTCGTCAAGTGCATCCGTGAGCTGCTGCGCCGCAACCCCGACCTGCCTCCGGAGCGCATCGACGAGGTCGCCGTCGCGGCGACCACCCAGATCGGCGACCAGGGGCTGACCCTGGGCCGCACCGCCGGGATCCTCGCGGGGCTGCCGAAGACCGTCCCGGGCTTCTCCATCGACCGGATGTGCGCGGGCGCGATGACGGCCGTGACGACGACCGCCGGATCGATCGCCTTCGGCGCCTACGACCTCGTCGTCGCCGGCGGTGTCGAGCACATGGGCCGCCACCCGATGGGCGAGGGCGTGGACCCCAACCCGCGCTTCGTCTCGGAGAAGCTGGTCGACGAGTCGGCGATGTTCATGGGCATGACCGCCGAGAACCTGCACGACCGCTTCCCGCACCTGACCAAGGAGCGCGCCGACGCCTTCGCGGTCTGCAGCCAGGAGAAGGCCGCCAAGGCCTACGCGAACGACAAGGTCCAGCCGGACCTGGTGCCGATCTCGATCCGCCGCACCTCGCCCGAGGGCGGCGAGACGGGCTGGGGTCTGGCCACCGCCGACGAGCCGATGCGGCCCGGCACCACCCTGGAGAACCTGGCCGGGCTCAAGACGCCCTTCCGTGCGCACGGCCGCGTCACGCCGGGCAACTCCGCCGGCCTGAACGACGGCGCCACCGCCTCCCTGATCGCCGCCGAGGACGTCGCCCGGGAGCTGGGACTGCCGGTCAAGATGCGGCTGGTCTCCTACGCGTTCGCCGGTGTGGAGCCGGAGGTGATGGGCGTCGGCCCGGTGCCGGCCACCGAGAAGGCCCTGGCCAAGGCCGGTCTGTCGATCGACGACATCGGCCTGTTCGAGGTCAACGAGGCGTTCGCCGTCCAGGTGCTCGCGCTGCTGGACCACTACGGCATCGCCGACGACGACCCGCGCGTCAACCAGTACGGCGGCGCCATCGCCTTCGGCCATCCGCTGGCCTCCTCCGGCGTGCGGCTGATGGCCCAGCTCGCCCGCCAGTTCGAGGAGCAGCCGCACGTCCGCTACGGCCTGACCACCATGTGCGTCGGCTTCGGCATGGGCGGGACCGTCATCTGGGAGAACCCCCACTGGGAGGGCAAGTAA
- a CDS encoding 3-hydroxyacyl-CoA dehydrogenase NAD-binding domain-containing protein translates to MSTAELLKGAAELFPDEVVTQAHVRHLDLPSGAGRFALITLDNGLDHTKPTTFGPQSLANLNAALDQVEKEAADGEIKGVGLTGKPFIFAVGADLKGVELLKRHEDAVAIGKGGHDVFVRLSDLAVPTFAYYNGAAMGGGVEAGLHCTYRTVSAALPAFSLPEVFLGLVPGWGGCALLPNLIGADRAVSVIVENSLNQNRQLKGAQVYELGIADALFEGADFLEESLRWTAAVLKGEIEVARPEIDRGEAWDAAVERGRQIADSKVHGAAPAAYRALDIIAAAKNGDLRKGFEAETQALADLIMGGELRSGIYAFNLVQRRAKRPAGAPSKDLARPVTKVGVVGAGLMASQLGLLFARRLEVPVVLTDIDQERVDKGVAYCHEEIDKLLLKGRVNQDKANRLKALVTGSLDKATTFADADFVIEAVFEEMGVKQKVFAEVEAAVPEHAILATNTSSLSVSEMASQLKHPERVVGFHFFNPVAILPLLEIVRGEQTDDAALATAFGVAKKLKKTAVLVKDAPAFVVNRVLTRFLGEVLRSIDEGTPVETADRALAPLGLPMSPIQLLELVGPAVAHHVAGTLHAAFPDRFAVSENLGRVVEAGKRNLYVPGTQEMDPEVAGLFQVGDTVLTEEQVRERALNAIAEEIRLMLDEDVVAEAQDIDLCLITGAGWPFHLGGVTPYLDREGVSERATGRRFLPPGLASVPE, encoded by the coding sequence ATGAGCACCGCTGAGCTGCTGAAGGGTGCGGCCGAGCTGTTCCCGGACGAGGTCGTCACCCAGGCGCACGTACGCCACCTCGACCTGCCGTCCGGCGCGGGCCGGTTCGCCCTCATCACGCTGGACAACGGGCTGGACCACACCAAGCCCACCACCTTCGGGCCGCAGTCGCTGGCCAACCTGAACGCCGCCCTCGACCAGGTGGAGAAGGAGGCCGCGGACGGCGAGATCAAGGGCGTCGGCCTCACCGGCAAGCCCTTCATCTTCGCGGTCGGCGCCGACCTCAAGGGCGTCGAGCTGCTGAAGCGGCACGAGGACGCGGTCGCCATCGGCAAGGGCGGCCACGACGTCTTCGTGCGGCTGTCCGACCTGGCCGTGCCGACCTTCGCGTACTACAACGGCGCGGCGATGGGCGGCGGCGTCGAGGCGGGGCTGCACTGCACCTACCGCACCGTCTCGGCCGCACTGCCCGCCTTCTCGCTGCCCGAGGTCTTCCTCGGTCTGGTACCCGGCTGGGGCGGCTGCGCCCTGCTGCCCAACCTGATCGGCGCCGACCGCGCGGTCAGCGTCATCGTCGAGAACTCGCTCAACCAGAACCGGCAGCTCAAGGGCGCGCAGGTCTACGAGCTGGGCATCGCCGACGCGCTGTTCGAGGGCGCCGACTTCCTGGAGGAGTCGCTGCGCTGGACCGCCGCCGTGCTCAAGGGCGAGATCGAGGTGGCACGCCCCGAGATCGACCGCGGCGAGGCGTGGGACGCGGCCGTCGAGCGCGGCCGGCAGATCGCCGACAGCAAGGTGCACGGCGCGGCTCCGGCCGCCTACCGGGCCCTGGACATCATCGCCGCGGCCAAGAACGGCGATCTGCGCAAGGGCTTCGAGGCCGAGACGCAGGCGCTCGCCGACCTGATCATGGGCGGGGAGCTGCGCAGCGGCATCTACGCCTTCAACCTCGTGCAGCGGCGCGCCAAGCGTCCGGCGGGCGCCCCCTCCAAGGACCTCGCACGTCCGGTCACCAAGGTGGGCGTGGTCGGCGCCGGTCTGATGGCCTCGCAGCTCGGCCTGCTGTTCGCACGCCGTCTGGAGGTGCCGGTCGTACTCACCGACATCGACCAGGAGCGGGTCGACAAGGGTGTGGCCTACTGCCACGAGGAGATCGACAAGCTGCTGCTCAAGGGCCGCGTCAACCAGGACAAGGCCAACCGGCTCAAGGCGCTGGTCACCGGCTCGCTCGACAAGGCGACCACGTTCGCCGACGCCGACTTCGTGATCGAGGCCGTCTTCGAGGAGATGGGCGTCAAGCAGAAGGTGTTCGCCGAGGTCGAGGCGGCCGTGCCGGAGCACGCCATCCTCGCGACGAACACCTCCTCGCTGTCCGTCAGCGAGATGGCCTCGCAGCTCAAGCACCCCGAGCGGGTCGTGGGCTTCCACTTCTTCAACCCGGTCGCCATCCTCCCGCTGCTGGAGATCGTGCGGGGTGAGCAGACCGACGACGCGGCGCTGGCCACCGCGTTCGGTGTCGCCAAGAAGCTGAAGAAGACCGCGGTCCTGGTCAAGGACGCGCCCGCGTTCGTCGTCAACCGGGTGCTGACCCGGTTCCTCGGCGAGGTGCTGCGCTCCATCGACGAGGGCACCCCCGTCGAGACCGCCGACCGCGCGCTGGCGCCGCTCGGGCTGCCGATGTCGCCGATCCAGCTGCTGGAGCTGGTCGGCCCGGCCGTCGCGCACCACGTCGCGGGCACCCTGCACGCCGCCTTCCCGGACCGGTTCGCCGTCTCCGAGAACCTGGGCCGGGTCGTCGAGGCCGGCAAGCGGAACCTCTATGTGCCGGGCACCCAGGAGATGGACCCGGAGGTCGCCGGCCTCTTTCAGGTCGGGGACACCGTCCTGACGGAGGAGCAGGTGCGGGAGCGGGCGCTGAACGCCATCGCCGAGGAGATCCGGCTGATGCTGGACGAGGACGTGGTGGCCGAGGCCCAGGACATCGACCTGTGCCTGATCACCGGTGCCGGCTGGCCCTTCCACCTCGGTGGGGTCACGCCCTACCTGGACCGCGAGGGTGTCAGCGAGCGGGCCACCGGCCGCCGCTTCCTGCCTCCGGGCCTCGCAAGCGTCCCGGAGTGA
- a CDS encoding type VII secretion target has protein sequence MSFEQEWAGLKAAYAPESTVHTRLAGTGGTGGCGSGSDGWQQTKPRLQVTAHVLRGRAGRAGTVRGQFLKADDEVMRETGEITGSLGGFRTETALATFQERWRDQMSYVEKQFSGTASALRTAAGAFTTEDHRRKTDIDRIAATDGNGQGGESSPGAGNGTGAHNGRHLPAGNGSR, from the coding sequence TTGTCGTTCGAGCAGGAGTGGGCCGGTCTCAAGGCCGCCTACGCGCCGGAGTCCACGGTGCACACGCGGCTCGCCGGGACCGGCGGGACCGGAGGATGCGGCAGCGGGTCCGACGGCTGGCAGCAGACCAAGCCGCGGCTCCAGGTGACCGCCCACGTGCTGCGGGGCCGCGCGGGCCGCGCGGGGACGGTCCGGGGCCAGTTCCTGAAGGCGGACGACGAGGTCATGCGGGAGACCGGCGAGATCACCGGCAGCCTCGGCGGCTTCCGGACCGAGACCGCGCTCGCCACCTTCCAGGAGCGCTGGCGCGACCAGATGTCCTACGTCGAGAAGCAGTTCTCCGGCACGGCGTCCGCGCTGCGCACCGCCGCCGGCGCGTTCACCACCGAGGACCACCGCCGCAAGACGGACATCGACCGCATCGCTGCCACGGACGGCAACGGCCAGGGCGGCGAGAGCAGCCCGGGCGCCGGGAACGGAACCGGCGCGCACAACGGCAGGCACCTCCCGGCCGGGAACGGCTCCCGGTGA
- a CDS encoding glycosyltransferase family 39 protein, whose translation MPLSPATERLTAAARVPEAVANRTRLLAVLTVLTILTRLPSFARTPWNPDEGYLATQARQLADGGVLYDTVVDRKPPFVPLLYRGAFAVFGDGSLWPVRVAAVVAVVVGAVLAASLASRRWGERAGWTAGICYVFLSVGLKPEDTQAATFEVFMLPWTVAAIWYAERARWLGAGLAVAGAVLSKQTGGAVLLPVLVLLWQYRAGWPAAVRVAAGSALPVVSAALAFDPGRFLYWIATGSGSYLSADGAGFKPLLRALAGVGLLTLAALPLVAALVRAVRSRRAGSRTAAACPARDPLCGTADLWIWLAASFGAATVGFQFFGHYFLQLVPPLAILGAAALHELTARVATAALAATAFLACAFVGWGFTASRAEVDHARRLADTVRSYTDRKDRVLLWGMHPEGYWLSERSPASRYLTAGFLTNFSGGRGEARVGERYAMDGAWPHFERELRRRPPELIVDDSRGKRYGVQQIPTLRRHLARHYEKVATIDGSSFYLRNRPDLRSISRAGHAPRDR comes from the coding sequence ATGCCGTTGTCCCCTGCCACGGAGCGCCTCACCGCCGCCGCGCGTGTCCCGGAGGCGGTGGCGAACCGGACGCGGCTGCTCGCCGTCCTCACCGTGCTCACGATCCTCACCCGTCTCCCGTCCTTCGCCCGCACGCCGTGGAACCCGGACGAGGGATATCTGGCCACGCAGGCGCGCCAACTGGCCGACGGCGGCGTCCTCTACGACACCGTCGTGGACCGCAAGCCCCCATTCGTGCCGCTGCTCTACCGGGGCGCCTTCGCGGTGTTCGGCGACGGTTCGCTGTGGCCGGTGCGGGTCGCGGCCGTCGTCGCGGTCGTGGTGGGTGCGGTCCTGGCCGCGTCCCTGGCGTCCCGTCGCTGGGGAGAGCGGGCCGGGTGGACGGCCGGGATCTGCTACGTCTTCCTGTCGGTGGGGCTCAAGCCGGAGGACACCCAGGCGGCGACGTTCGAGGTCTTCATGCTGCCGTGGACCGTCGCCGCGATCTGGTACGCCGAGCGCGCCCGCTGGCTCGGGGCCGGGCTGGCGGTCGCCGGAGCGGTGCTCTCGAAACAGACCGGTGGTGCGGTGCTGCTGCCGGTCCTGGTGCTGCTGTGGCAATACCGGGCGGGCTGGCCGGCGGCGGTCCGGGTGGCGGCCGGATCGGCGCTCCCGGTGGTGAGTGCTGCTCTCGCCTTTGATCCGGGGCGTTTCCTGTACTGGATAGCCACGGGCTCCGGCTCCTACCTCTCCGCCGACGGCGCCGGGTTCAAACCGCTGCTGCGCGCCCTCGCCGGGGTCGGGCTGCTCACGCTCGCCGCGCTGCCGCTCGTCGCCGCCCTCGTCCGCGCCGTCCGCTCCCGCCGTGCGGGCTCCCGCACCGCCGCGGCGTGCCCCGCGCGCGATCCGCTGTGCGGCACCGCCGATCTGTGGATCTGGCTGGCCGCCTCGTTCGGAGCCGCCACCGTCGGCTTCCAGTTCTTCGGACACTACTTCCTCCAGCTCGTCCCGCCCCTCGCGATCCTCGGCGCGGCGGCGCTGCACGAGCTGACCGCGCGGGTCGCCACCGCTGCGCTGGCCGCGACGGCTTTCTTGGCCTGTGCGTTCGTGGGCTGGGGCTTCACCGCCAGCCGGGCCGAGGTCGACCACGCGCGCCGGTTGGCCGACACCGTGCGCTCCTACACCGACCGCAAGGACCGGGTGCTGCTGTGGGGCATGCACCCGGAGGGATACTGGCTGTCCGAACGGTCGCCCGCCTCCCGCTATCTGACCGCCGGGTTCCTCACCAACTTCAGCGGCGGACGCGGCGAGGCGCGGGTGGGCGAGAGATACGCGATGGACGGTGCCTGGCCGCACTTCGAGCGTGAACTGCGCAGGCGTCCGCCCGAGTTGATCGTGGACGACTCGCGCGGCAAACGGTACGGGGTCCAGCAGATTCCCACCTTGCGCCGCCATCTCGCCCGCCACTACGAGAAGGTGGCGACCATCGACGGCTCCTCGTTCTACCTGCGCAACCGTCCCGACCTCCGCTCCATCTCCCGGGCGGGCCACGCGCCGCGGGACCGCTGA
- the dxs gene encoding 1-deoxy-D-xylulose-5-phosphate synthase translates to MALLTRIRGPRDLDRLAPEQLEELAEEIRTFLVEAVSKTGGHLGPNLGVVELTIALHRVFDSPRDRVLFDTGHQSYVHKLLTGRQDFSKLRLKGGLSGYPSRAESAHDVIENSHASTVLGWADGLAKANEVRGADDHVVAVIGDGALTGGMAWEALNNIAAAQDRPLVIVVNDNERSYSPTIGGLADHLATLRTTDGYERFLARGKDVLNRTPVVGKPLYETLHGAKKGLKDFIAPQGMFEDLGLKYVGPIDGHDVAAVESALQRAKRFGGPVLVHCLTEKGRGYQPARQDEADQFHAVGVIHPDTGLPVKSSGADWTSVFGEEMVKLGRERKDIVAITAAMMRPVGLHAFAQEFPERVYDVGIAEQHGAVSAAGLATGGLHPVFAVYATFLNRAFDQLLMDVALHRCGVTFVLDRAGVTGSDGASHNGMWDMSVLQCVPGLRLAAPRDADQVRAQLREAVEVDDAPTVVRYSKGAVGPAVPALRRIGGMDVLRQPAEDAAGDVLIVSVGALAPMCLEIADLLDKQGITATVVDPRWVKPVDEALPALADRHRVVVTVEDNSRAGGVGSAVAQALRDAGVDVPLRDFGIPERFLDHGSRKEIMAEIGLTAPDIARQVTGLVAKLEGRFDAARAEVAGD, encoded by the coding sequence GTGGCGTTGCTGACCCGCATCAGGGGACCACGCGATCTGGACCGGCTGGCTCCGGAGCAGCTCGAGGAGCTGGCCGAGGAGATCCGCACCTTCCTGGTCGAAGCGGTCTCCAAGACCGGCGGCCATCTGGGTCCGAACCTGGGCGTGGTGGAGCTGACCATCGCCTTGCACCGGGTGTTCGACTCGCCGAGAGACCGGGTGCTGTTCGACACCGGGCACCAGTCGTACGTGCACAAGCTGCTGACCGGGCGGCAGGACTTCTCGAAGCTGCGGCTCAAGGGCGGCCTGTCGGGCTACCCCTCGCGTGCCGAGTCGGCGCACGACGTGATCGAGAACTCGCACGCCTCGACGGTGCTGGGCTGGGCGGACGGCCTGGCCAAGGCGAACGAGGTGCGGGGCGCCGACGACCACGTGGTCGCCGTCATCGGGGACGGCGCGCTGACCGGCGGGATGGCCTGGGAGGCGCTCAACAACATCGCCGCGGCCCAGGACCGGCCGCTGGTGATCGTGGTCAACGACAACGAGCGCTCCTACTCGCCCACCATCGGCGGACTCGCCGACCATCTGGCCACGCTGCGCACGACCGACGGCTACGAGCGCTTCCTCGCCCGCGGCAAGGACGTGCTCAACCGCACCCCGGTGGTGGGCAAGCCGCTGTACGAGACGCTGCACGGTGCGAAGAAGGGGCTGAAGGACTTCATCGCGCCGCAGGGGATGTTCGAGGACCTGGGGCTGAAGTACGTCGGCCCGATCGACGGGCACGACGTCGCGGCGGTGGAGTCGGCGCTGCAGCGCGCCAAGCGGTTCGGCGGCCCGGTGCTGGTGCACTGCCTCACCGAGAAGGGCCGCGGCTACCAGCCGGCCCGGCAGGACGAGGCCGACCAGTTCCACGCCGTCGGGGTCATCCACCCCGACACCGGGCTGCCGGTGAAGTCCTCGGGCGCCGACTGGACTTCCGTCTTCGGCGAGGAGATGGTCAAGCTCGGCCGGGAGCGCAAGGACATCGTCGCCATCACGGCGGCCATGATGCGGCCCGTCGGACTGCACGCCTTCGCGCAGGAGTTCCCCGAACGCGTGTACGACGTCGGGATCGCCGAGCAGCACGGCGCGGTCTCCGCCGCCGGGCTCGCTACCGGCGGACTCCACCCCGTCTTCGCCGTCTACGCCACCTTTCTCAACCGCGCCTTCGACCAGCTCCTGATGGACGTGGCACTGCACCGGTGCGGCGTGACCTTCGTGCTGGACCGCGCCGGGGTCACCGGTTCGGACGGCGCCTCGCACAACGGCATGTGGGACATGTCCGTCCTCCAGTGCGTGCCCGGCCTCCGGCTGGCCGCGCCCCGCGACGCCGACCAGGTGCGCGCCCAGTTGCGCGAAGCCGTCGAGGTGGACGACGCGCCGACCGTGGTGCGCTACTCCAAGGGCGCCGTCGGCCCCGCCGTCCCCGCACTGCGCCGGATCGGCGGCATGGACGTGCTGCGCCAGCCCGCCGAGGACGCGGCCGGCGATGTGCTGATCGTGTCCGTCGGAGCGCTCGCGCCGATGTGCCTGGAGATCGCCGACCTGCTGGACAAGCAGGGAATCACCGCCACCGTGGTGGACCCGCGCTGGGTCAAGCCCGTCGACGAGGCCCTCCCCGCGCTGGCGGACCGGCACCGGGTCGTCGTCACCGTCGAGGACAACAGCCGTGCGGGCGGCGTCGGCTCCGCCGTGGCGCAGGCGCTGCGGGACGCCGGAGTGGATGTCCCGCTGCGGGACTTCGGCATCCCCGAGCGCTTCCTGGACCACGGCTCCCGCAAGGAGATCATGGCGGAGATCGGGCTCACCGCGCCGGACATCGCCCGGCAGGTGACGGGACTGGTCGCCAAGCTGGAAGGGCGCTTCGACGCGGCGCGTGCCGAGGTGGCCGGCGACTGA
- a CDS encoding sugar ABC transporter permease translates to MAKAPEDGASGAPAPAADVSTVDPRLLVRQQGFSGYLDVLLRRLRTGELGSVPVVIGLLVIGVVFQLQDSAFLSANNLSNLFVQSAGTGLIAVGIVFVLILGEIDLSVGSVSGMSAAVLAVLNINHGMNEVLAVLLAILTGTAAGAVHGFFFARIGVPAFVVTLAGLLGWNGLMLQILGPSGTINLDGDGVVAHLTNYYFADKAAAMGLATVCVLAFLAFSLLDARRRKAAEVPSRPLSEILLRTVILAVPAYAAAAVFNSYRGLPLAVVIFLGMVVLGDFVLRRTGYGRKVFAVGGSSEAAGRAGINVPLIRITVYAIAGTMAAVGGLFFASQINAANQSSGAGSLLMNCIAAAVIGGTSLFGGRGKTWSALLGALVIQSINSGMALLGTGSALRDMITGAVLLAAVVIDSVSRRTQKTAGRA, encoded by the coding sequence ATGGCGAAGGCCCCGGAGGACGGGGCGAGCGGAGCGCCGGCCCCGGCGGCCGACGTCTCCACCGTCGACCCCCGGCTGCTGGTGCGCCAGCAGGGCTTCAGCGGCTACCTGGACGTCCTGCTGCGCCGGCTGCGGACCGGCGAGCTGGGCTCGGTCCCGGTCGTCATCGGCCTGCTGGTGATCGGCGTGGTCTTCCAGCTCCAGGACTCGGCGTTCCTGAGCGCGAACAACCTCAGCAACCTGTTCGTGCAGAGCGCGGGCACCGGGCTGATCGCCGTCGGGATCGTCTTCGTGCTGATCCTCGGCGAGATCGACCTGTCGGTCGGTTCGGTCAGCGGCATGTCCGCGGCGGTGCTGGCCGTTCTCAACATCAACCACGGGATGAACGAGGTCCTGGCGGTCCTGCTGGCCATCCTCACCGGGACGGCGGCCGGCGCCGTCCACGGCTTCTTCTTCGCCAGGATCGGTGTCCCGGCCTTCGTGGTCACCCTGGCGGGTCTGCTGGGCTGGAACGGGCTGATGCTCCAGATCCTGGGGCCGAGCGGAACGATCAACCTCGACGGCGACGGCGTGGTGGCGCATCTCACCAACTACTACTTCGCCGACAAGGCGGCGGCCATGGGCCTGGCCACCGTCTGCGTGCTGGCCTTCCTCGCCTTCTCGCTGCTGGACGCGCGGCGGCGCAAGGCGGCCGAGGTCCCCAGCCGCCCGCTGAGCGAGATCCTGCTGCGCACCGTGATCCTGGCGGTCCCGGCCTACGCGGCGGCGGCCGTCTTCAACTCCTACCGGGGACTGCCGCTGGCCGTGGTGATCTTCCTGGGCATGGTCGTCCTCGGTGACTTCGTGCTGCGCCGTACGGGCTACGGCCGCAAGGTCTTCGCCGTCGGCGGGAGCAGCGAGGCGGCGGGCCGGGCCGGGATCAACGTGCCGCTGATCCGGATCACGGTCTACGCGATCGCCGGCACCATGGCGGCCGTCGGCGGACTGTTCTTCGCGTCACAGATCAACGCGGCCAACCAGTCCTCCGGCGCGGGCAGCCTGCTGATGAACTGCATCGCCGCAGCCGTCATCGGCGGCACCAGCCTCTTCGGCGGCCGCGGGAAGACCTGGTCGGCGCTGCTGGGCGCGCTGGTCATCCAGTCGATCAACTCGGGCATGGCGCTGCTGGGCACCGGCTCCGCGCTGCGCGACATGATCACCGGCGCGGTGCTGCTGGCCGCGGTGGTGATCGACTCGGTCTCCCGGCGGACGCAGAAGACCGCCGGGCGGGCCTGA
- a CDS encoding ATP-binding cassette domain-containing protein yields the protein MIHVSATPVLALRGVSKRFGAVQALTDVELEVHPGEVVALVGDNGAGKSTLVKAIAGVGPADEGTVEWNGEPVRIDRPHDAQELGIATVYQDLALCDNLDVVGNLFLGNEIKPRGILDEVEMERRARELLSTLSIRIPSVRVPVASLSGGQRQTVAIARSLLGEPRVVILDEPTAALGVEQTAQVLDLVERLRERDLGVLLISHNMADVRAVSDRVAVLRLGRNNGTYTVSETTQEEIVSAITGATDNVVTRRDARTAQNARPAEVQQ from the coding sequence GTGATTCACGTGTCCGCTACGCCCGTGCTGGCGTTGCGCGGAGTCTCCAAGCGGTTCGGCGCCGTCCAGGCGCTCACGGACGTCGAGCTGGAGGTCCACCCCGGCGAGGTCGTCGCACTCGTCGGGGACAACGGTGCAGGAAAGTCCACCCTGGTCAAGGCCATCGCGGGCGTCGGCCCGGCCGACGAGGGCACGGTGGAATGGAACGGCGAACCCGTCCGGATCGACCGGCCGCACGACGCCCAGGAGCTGGGCATCGCGACCGTCTACCAGGACCTTGCGCTCTGCGACAACCTCGATGTCGTCGGGAACCTCTTCCTCGGCAACGAGATCAAGCCGCGCGGGATCCTGGACGAGGTGGAGATGGAGCGCCGCGCCCGCGAGCTGCTCTCCACCCTCTCCATCCGCATCCCCAGCGTCCGCGTCCCCGTCGCCTCGCTCTCCGGCGGGCAGCGGCAGACCGTCGCCATCGCCCGCTCGCTGTTGGGCGAGCCCCGCGTCGTCATCCTCGACGAGCCCACCGCGGCGCTCGGTGTCGAGCAGACCGCGCAGGTCCTCGACCTGGTCGAACGGCTTCGTGAGCGGGATCTGGGAGTGCTGCTGATCAGCCACAACATGGCGGACGTCCGGGCCGTCAGCGACCGGGTCGCGGTGCTCCGCCTCGGCCGCAACAACGGGACGTACACGGTGAGCGAGACCACCCAGGAGGAGATCGTCTCCGCGATCACCGGGGCGACCGACAACGTCGTCACCCGCCGCGACGCCCGTACCGCCCAGAACGCGCGCCCGGCGGAGGTGCAGCAGTGA